One genomic window of Micromonospora sp. WMMD1128 includes the following:
- the map gene encoding type I methionyl aminopeptidase, with product MTVRAPLTPGTLSPWRAVPAHIPRPEYVGKKRPQEWRGSHVQTPETIEKMRVAGRLAARATQLAGEHCKPGVTTDEIDRVVHEFLCDHGAYPSTLGYRGFPKSCCTSVNEVICHGIPDSTELRDGDIINVDVTAYLDGVHGDTDATFCVGEVGEEARLLVERTHTAMMRGIKAVAPGRQINVIGRVIESYAKRFGYGVVRDFTGHGIGEAFHSGLYVPHYDSPRPTDVMEPGMTFTIEPMITIGTHQYDMWDDGWTVVTKDRKWTAQFEHTIVVTDGGYEILTLP from the coding sequence ATGACCGTCCGTGCGCCGCTGACCCCAGGCACGCTCTCCCCGTGGCGGGCGGTCCCCGCCCACATTCCGCGCCCGGAGTACGTGGGCAAGAAGCGCCCGCAGGAGTGGCGTGGCTCGCACGTGCAGACCCCGGAGACGATCGAGAAGATGCGGGTGGCCGGCCGGCTCGCGGCCCGGGCCACCCAGCTCGCCGGCGAGCACTGCAAACCGGGGGTGACCACCGACGAGATCGACCGGGTGGTGCACGAGTTCCTCTGCGACCACGGCGCCTACCCGTCGACGCTCGGCTACCGGGGCTTCCCCAAGTCCTGCTGCACCAGCGTCAACGAGGTGATCTGCCACGGCATCCCGGACTCGACCGAGCTGCGCGACGGCGACATCATCAACGTCGATGTCACCGCGTACCTCGACGGGGTGCACGGCGACACGGACGCCACCTTCTGCGTGGGCGAGGTGGGCGAGGAGGCGCGGTTGCTCGTCGAGCGGACCCACACGGCGATGATGCGCGGCATCAAGGCGGTCGCCCCCGGCCGGCAGATCAACGTCATCGGCCGGGTGATCGAGTCGTACGCCAAGCGGTTCGGCTACGGCGTGGTCCGCGACTTCACCGGCCACGGCATCGGGGAGGCGTTCCACAGCGGCCTCTACGTGCCGCACTACGACAGCCCGCGCCCCACCGACGTGATGGAACCCGGCATGACGTTCACCATCGAGCCGATGATCACCATCGGCACCCACCAGTACGACATGTGGGACGACGGCTGGACCGTGGTCACCAAGGACCGGAAGTGGACGGCGCAGTTCGAGCACACCATCGTCGTGACCGACGGTGGCTACGAGATCCTGACCCTGCCGTGA
- a CDS encoding ABC transporter permease translates to MISGRLAEARGSWRTALRIARREARRSRRRTLLVLVMIALPVLGLSFAAVSYDMADLTRAERLDRRLGAADAELQWTNLTPVTQDAWGENSWPTEGDPTPRTRPVAADELRALLPAGSHVTRIRWWMPFETRIGRRTVSMEARALDLTDRLARPLATVREGRVPVRPDEIAVSPAALRRLDTRLGAPVRTTDGTPYRVVGVLEFPDYLGEVVTFAGVAPDSPSTYDSWLVDVPGTVDAALADRLNAQGIQVSARHPLPGRQGVADGMTMPGVEETGVSVLVGGLGLLEVVLLVGPAFAVGVRRRRRDLALVAVAGGDAAHLRRIVLADGVVLGAGGAVLGLLLGVGTAFAGRPLVEQYLLHQRLGAYRVFPAALAAIAAVAVLAGVLAALAPAWTAARQDVVAGLAGRREATPPRPRWLLLGALLTVAGTALAAFAATLSSPTGVLAGVVLGELGLVFCTPTLVGMLARAGRLLPLTPRLALRDASRNRSSAAPAISAVMAAVAGSVALGVYLASDDARDRALWQPGLPPGHVLLQLNDREAGPPPPAAGTVTERVRAVLPDATVTAIATPECARPAGVDDYCVALAVRPPAERCPYGPFESGPSSARDDPRCVRPDREPNDVFVPVLVDDGAALPALTDAPADEVAAARRTLAAGGVVVTDPRQVENGRVRVEVNHDAGTPTTARLLPGYALRGGLPVDRLVLSPAAAEALGLVAVPVGYLVDTTGPPTDGQRERLTDELSDLAPMFLQVSTADPPSNKRSLLLLLAGASGVITLGAAAVATGLAAAEGRRDLSTLAAVGADPRVRRLLSLCQAGVIAVLGSALGILAGLGSAVVILAAINRRYADSWPVQPPYPVTVPGLTMAVLVLVPLMAMLGAALITRSRLPVERRLD, encoded by the coding sequence GTGATCTCGGGCCGGCTCGCCGAGGCCCGCGGGTCGTGGCGTACCGCGCTGCGGATCGCCCGCCGGGAGGCCCGCCGGTCCCGGCGGCGCACCCTGCTGGTGCTGGTGATGATCGCGCTGCCGGTGCTCGGGCTCAGCTTCGCCGCCGTGAGCTACGACATGGCCGACCTGACCCGGGCGGAGCGGCTCGACCGCCGGCTCGGCGCGGCCGACGCGGAGCTGCAATGGACCAACCTGACCCCGGTGACGCAGGACGCGTGGGGCGAGAACTCCTGGCCGACCGAGGGCGACCCGACGCCCCGGACCCGCCCGGTCGCCGCCGACGAACTGCGGGCGCTTCTGCCCGCCGGCAGTCACGTCACCCGGATCCGGTGGTGGATGCCGTTCGAGACCCGGATCGGCCGCCGGACGGTGTCGATGGAGGCGCGCGCCCTCGACCTGACCGACCGGCTCGCCCGGCCGCTGGCCACGGTGCGCGAGGGTCGGGTGCCGGTCCGCCCGGACGAGATCGCGGTCAGTCCGGCCGCGCTACGTCGACTGGACACCCGCCTCGGGGCGCCGGTCCGCACCACCGACGGCACGCCGTACCGGGTGGTCGGGGTGCTTGAATTTCCGGACTACCTGGGCGAGGTGGTGACGTTCGCCGGCGTCGCGCCGGACAGTCCGTCCACCTACGACAGTTGGCTTGTGGACGTGCCGGGAACGGTGGATGCGGCGCTCGCCGACCGCCTGAACGCGCAGGGCATCCAGGTGTCCGCCCGGCACCCGCTGCCCGGCCGGCAGGGTGTCGCCGACGGCATGACGATGCCGGGCGTCGAGGAGACCGGGGTCTCGGTGCTGGTCGGCGGGTTGGGCCTGCTGGAGGTGGTGCTGCTTGTCGGCCCGGCCTTCGCGGTCGGCGTCCGCCGCCGGCGGCGGGACCTCGCGCTCGTCGCGGTGGCCGGCGGGGACGCCGCCCACCTGCGCCGGATCGTGCTCGCCGACGGGGTGGTGCTCGGCGCGGGCGGGGCCGTGCTCGGGCTGCTGCTCGGCGTCGGGACCGCGTTCGCCGGCCGGCCGCTCGTCGAGCAGTACCTGCTGCACCAGCGCCTCGGCGCGTACCGCGTCTTTCCCGCCGCGCTGGCCGCGATCGCCGCGGTCGCGGTGCTGGCGGGGGTGTTGGCCGCGCTCGCGCCGGCCTGGACCGCGGCCCGGCAGGACGTGGTGGCCGGCCTGGCCGGCCGGCGCGAGGCGACCCCGCCGCGCCCCCGCTGGCTGTTGCTCGGGGCGCTGCTCACCGTCGCCGGCACCGCCCTGGCCGCGTTCGCCGCCACCCTGTCCTCGCCGACCGGGGTGCTGGCCGGCGTCGTCCTCGGCGAGTTGGGCCTGGTCTTCTGCACTCCGACCCTTGTCGGGATGCTCGCCCGGGCCGGCCGCCTGCTGCCGCTGACGCCCCGGCTCGCGCTGCGCGACGCCAGCCGCAACCGGTCGTCGGCCGCGCCGGCCATCTCAGCCGTGATGGCGGCGGTCGCCGGCAGCGTCGCGCTCGGCGTCTACCTGGCCAGCGACGACGCCCGGGACCGGGCGCTCTGGCAACCCGGCCTGCCGCCGGGACACGTGCTGCTCCAGCTCAACGACCGCGAGGCCGGCCCGCCGCCACCGGCGGCCGGCACGGTCACCGAACGGGTCCGTGCGGTGCTGCCGGACGCCACCGTGACGGCCATCGCCACACCCGAGTGCGCCCGGCCGGCGGGAGTCGACGACTACTGCGTCGCGCTGGCGGTTCGCCCGCCCGCGGAGCGCTGCCCGTACGGGCCGTTCGAGTCCGGGCCGTCCTCGGCCCGCGACGATCCACGCTGTGTCCGACCGGACCGGGAGCCGAACGACGTCTTCGTGCCGGTCCTGGTGGACGACGGCGCCGCGCTGCCCGCGCTCACCGACGCCCCGGCCGACGAGGTGGCGGCGGCGCGCCGGACGCTGGCCGCGGGCGGCGTCGTGGTCACCGACCCGCGGCAGGTGGAGAACGGACGGGTCCGGGTGGAGGTGAACCACGACGCCGGCACCCCGACGACGGCCCGCCTGCTGCCCGGGTACGCGCTGCGCGGCGGCCTCCCGGTGGACCGGCTGGTGCTCTCCCCCGCCGCCGCGGAGGCGCTCGGCCTGGTCGCCGTGCCGGTCGGGTATCTGGTGGACACCACCGGCCCACCCACCGACGGGCAACGCGAGCGCCTGACCGACGAGCTGTCCGACCTCGCGCCGATGTTCCTGCAGGTGTCGACCGCCGACCCGCCGTCCAACAAGCGTTCGCTGCTGCTCCTGCTGGCCGGCGCCTCCGGGGTGATCACGCTGGGGGCCGCCGCGGTCGCCACCGGCCTGGCCGCCGCCGAGGGCCGCCGGGACCTGTCCACGCTCGCGGCGGTCGGCGCCGATCCCCGGGTACGCCGGTTGCTGTCGCTCTGCCAGGCCGGCGTGATCGCGGTGCTCGGCTCGGCGCTCGGCATCCTGGCCGGGCTCGGCTCGGCAGTCGTGATCCTGGCCGCGATCAACAGACGGTACGCGGACTCCTGGCCGGTGCAGCCCCCGTACCCGGTGACGGTGCCCGGTCTCACCATGGCCGTGCTGGTGCTGGTGCCGCTGATGGCGATGCTCGGCGCGGCCCTGATCACCCGCTCCCGCCTGCCCGTCGAGCGCCGCCTCGACTGA
- a CDS encoding nitroreductase family deazaflavin-dependent oxidoreductase: MSALVSLTRRLGHQQWFATTMRVLVPADRLIGRMTKGRVVAFGLVPTLVLTSTGRRSGKPRSNPLLYVPDGDAYVVIGSNWGQRHHPSWTFNLLAQPAAEVDVRGRRIPVRAEQVVGADRDRLFDRLVQEWPAYRTYVQRAAGREIKVFRLTPTP; this comes from the coding sequence GTGTCCGCTCTGGTATCCCTCACCCGCCGCCTCGGTCACCAGCAGTGGTTCGCCACCACCATGCGCGTGCTCGTCCCCGCCGACCGGCTGATCGGCCGGATGACGAAGGGTCGGGTGGTCGCGTTCGGCCTGGTGCCCACGCTGGTGCTCACTTCCACCGGCCGCCGCTCCGGCAAGCCCCGCAGCAATCCCCTGCTCTACGTCCCCGACGGCGACGCCTACGTGGTGATCGGCTCGAACTGGGGGCAGCGGCACCACCCGTCGTGGACGTTCAACCTGCTGGCCCAGCCGGCCGCCGAGGTGGACGTCAGGGGGCGCCGGATCCCGGTGCGCGCCGAGCAGGTCGTCGGCGCGGACCGCGACCGCCTGTTCGACCGCCTGGTGCAGGAGTGGCCGGCCTACCGCACGTACGTCCAACGGGCCGCCGGCCGTGAGATCAAGGTCTTCCGCCTGACCCCGACCCCCTGA
- a CDS encoding STAS domain-containing protein produces MDQGGAPPVFSVTAEGDGDRLRVLVTGEVDMATADTMFQTALREPANQLTLDLRAVTFFDSAAIHAVVRLSQRFPAALTVLPSRQVRRVLEISGLGEQGWLADS; encoded by the coding sequence GTGGATCAAGGGGGCGCACCGCCCGTCTTCTCGGTGACGGCGGAGGGCGACGGGGACCGGCTTCGCGTCCTGGTGACCGGCGAGGTCGACATGGCGACCGCCGACACCATGTTCCAGACCGCGCTGCGCGAGCCCGCCAACCAGCTCACGCTCGACCTGCGGGCAGTCACGTTCTTCGACTCGGCCGCCATCCACGCGGTGGTCCGGCTCTCCCAGCGGTTCCCGGCCGCGCTCACCGTGCTGCCGTCCCGGCAGGTCCGACGGGTGCTGGAGATCTCCGGCCTGGGCGAGCAGGGCTGGCTCGCCGACAGCTAG
- a CDS encoding helix-turn-helix transcriptional regulator, with the protein MSDFHDWDDIRAELHDGDDDALDVERARTEAWVSAFHLAEERKRLGLTQREVAALMGVTPGRVSQIENGDLEANEVATLGRYARALGARMRIIFDYGSDLRQIA; encoded by the coding sequence ATGAGCGACTTCCATGATTGGGACGACATCCGTGCCGAGTTGCACGACGGGGACGACGACGCGCTCGATGTGGAGCGCGCCCGCACCGAGGCGTGGGTCAGCGCGTTCCACCTGGCCGAGGAGCGTAAGCGTCTCGGGCTCACCCAGCGGGAGGTTGCCGCATTGATGGGGGTCACGCCCGGCCGGGTCAGCCAGATCGAGAACGGCGACTTGGAGGCCAACGAGGTTGCGACCCTGGGCCGGTACGCGCGAGCGCTGGGCGCCCGCATGCGGATCATCTTTGACTACGGCAGCGATCTACGTCAGATCGCCTGA
- a CDS encoding SpoIIE family protein phosphatase, whose product MGSAQGGGDFGSSPVAGEALPPLLTAAFAAGGEMGGLLRGFDWSATRLGTPDNWPAALCHALSTMLASRAQMVVFWGEEHLAFYNDAYRPTIGAKHPAVIGQSARLHWPETWDVLGPLLDGVRGSGVPYRGENHPFVLNRHGFLEDVYFDVSYDPIREADGTVNGIFCFVNETTGRVLGERRLRTLAELGNELGDVPSTLELGRAVARVLDAHRADVPFSAMWLVDADGAPALAGCSGVDPAVVAGWPGPPAGEPLTAPRWIATADLPGAVPPDAADQALLLPLTATHEPAGALLLGVSRRLPFGDDYRDFVDLVAAQVSRAVGKQRAYDQERARAAELAALDRAKTNFFANVSHEFRTPLTLVLGPIEDILADRELPDRYIERLTVMHRNGLRLLKLVNTVLDFSRLESGRLAARYQPTDLADYTARLASTFRSATDRAGLRLVVDCPPLPAPVYVDRDMWEKIVLNLVSNAVKFTFDGEIRVRVRAADGAAVLEVTDTGVGIAPEELPQVFERFHRVAGARSRTYEGTGIGLALVRELVEMHGGTVTARSVVEGGTTFTVTVPFGYAHLPAERVSALATAPLGEPEQARLHVAETALWTDEVARPTGLPAPSGTSGGAGRILVADDNPDLREHVSRLLSPAYQVVAVPDGVEALRLAVDTSFDLVLTDVMMPRMDGFGLVAALRANPLTRGVPIVLLSARAGAAEEVAGLSAGADDYLTKPFSSQELIARVRANVELGQLRGQIVRRLRSLADAAVAVNTARSTAEVVRVAARHALGLAEAGRVLVVATGARHEEDTGEDLPAEPSVVLPLTGTTGERLGELRVWRREGGGAEGTALTELARLVGVRLENAQLYEAEHRIATTLQHSLLPRTLPQLPGAVVASRYLPGSAEVEVGGDWYDVMGTPEDDLVLVIGDVVGKGVRAAAAMGQLRNALRAYVLEGYDPGEALTRLNRLVHSTGGGSFATVVCLRFCPRTGELRYASAGHPSPLLIRGEDVAFLHDRALGPPIGAIPGVTYPTVDGELAPGGRLLLYTDGLIEDREGGIDVGLDQLRVDATARGAHVADLVDAVVERVAGRPRHDDVAVLALEAAELNRFALRLPADPTRLSVLRKRLEDFLVAHEVGETDLFDLTVAVSEAAANAIEHPVDPVDPVIDVEVTIADRVVTATVRDSGRWRESSGSAFRGRGLALIQALGEMSVTRTSDGTELTLRRRLTDG is encoded by the coding sequence ATGGGCTCGGCCCAGGGGGGCGGGGATTTCGGTTCATCCCCGGTGGCCGGCGAGGCACTCCCACCGTTGCTGACCGCCGCGTTCGCCGCCGGCGGCGAGATGGGCGGGCTGCTGCGCGGTTTCGACTGGTCCGCCACCCGCCTCGGCACTCCTGACAACTGGCCCGCCGCGCTCTGCCACGCGTTGAGCACCATGCTGGCGTCCCGCGCCCAGATGGTGGTGTTCTGGGGCGAGGAGCACCTGGCCTTCTACAACGACGCCTACCGGCCCACCATCGGTGCGAAGCACCCGGCCGTCATCGGGCAGTCCGCCCGGCTGCACTGGCCGGAGACCTGGGACGTCCTCGGCCCGCTGCTGGACGGCGTACGCGGCTCCGGCGTGCCCTACCGCGGCGAGAACCACCCGTTCGTGCTCAACCGCCACGGCTTCCTGGAGGACGTCTACTTCGACGTCTCGTACGACCCGATCCGCGAGGCCGACGGCACCGTCAACGGGATCTTCTGCTTCGTCAACGAGACCACCGGCCGGGTGCTCGGCGAGCGCCGGCTGCGGACCCTGGCCGAGCTGGGCAACGAGCTGGGCGACGTGCCGAGCACGCTCGAACTGGGCCGGGCGGTGGCCCGGGTGCTCGACGCGCACCGCGCCGACGTGCCGTTCAGCGCGATGTGGCTCGTCGACGCCGACGGCGCCCCGGCGCTGGCCGGCTGCTCCGGCGTCGACCCGGCCGTGGTCGCCGGCTGGCCCGGCCCGCCCGCCGGCGAGCCGCTGACCGCGCCGCGCTGGATCGCCACCGCCGACCTGCCCGGCGCGGTGCCGCCGGACGCCGCCGACCAGGCGCTGCTGCTGCCGCTGACCGCCACCCACGAGCCGGCCGGCGCGCTCCTGCTCGGGGTGTCCCGCCGGTTGCCGTTCGGCGACGACTACCGGGACTTCGTCGACCTGGTCGCCGCGCAGGTCTCCCGCGCCGTGGGCAAGCAGCGGGCGTACGACCAGGAACGCGCCCGCGCCGCCGAGCTGGCCGCGCTGGACCGCGCCAAGACCAACTTCTTCGCCAACGTCAGCCACGAGTTCCGCACCCCGCTCACGCTTGTCCTCGGGCCGATCGAGGACATTCTCGCCGACCGCGAGCTGCCCGACCGCTACATCGAGCGGCTGACCGTCATGCACCGTAACGGGCTGCGCCTGCTCAAGCTGGTCAACACCGTGCTCGACTTCTCCCGGCTGGAGTCCGGCCGGCTGGCCGCCCGCTACCAGCCCACCGACCTGGCCGACTACACCGCGCGGCTGGCGAGCACGTTCCGTTCGGCCACCGACCGGGCCGGGCTGCGCCTGGTGGTCGACTGCCCGCCGCTGCCCGCGCCGGTCTACGTCGACCGGGACATGTGGGAGAAGATCGTCCTCAACCTGGTGTCGAACGCGGTGAAGTTCACCTTCGACGGCGAGATCCGGGTCCGGGTACGCGCCGCCGACGGGGCCGCCGTGCTGGAGGTGACCGACACCGGGGTCGGCATCGCGCCGGAGGAACTGCCGCAGGTCTTCGAACGGTTCCACCGGGTCGCAGGCGCCCGTTCCCGCACCTACGAGGGCACCGGGATCGGGCTCGCGCTGGTGCGGGAGCTGGTCGAGATGCACGGCGGCACGGTGACCGCGCGCAGCGTCGTCGAGGGCGGCACCACGTTCACCGTGACGGTGCCGTTCGGCTACGCGCACCTGCCCGCCGAACGGGTGTCCGCGCTCGCCACGGCGCCGCTGGGCGAGCCGGAGCAGGCCCGGCTCCACGTCGCCGAGACGGCGCTCTGGACCGACGAGGTGGCCCGGCCCACCGGGCTGCCCGCGCCGTCCGGCACGTCCGGGGGCGCCGGCCGGATCCTGGTCGCCGACGACAACCCCGACCTGCGCGAGCACGTCAGCCGGCTGCTCTCCCCGGCGTACCAGGTGGTGGCCGTGCCGGACGGCGTGGAGGCGCTGCGGCTGGCCGTGGACACCTCGTTCGACCTGGTGCTGACCGACGTGATGATGCCCCGGATGGACGGCTTCGGGCTGGTCGCCGCGCTGCGCGCCAACCCGCTCACCCGGGGCGTGCCGATCGTGCTGCTCTCCGCCCGGGCCGGCGCCGCGGAGGAGGTCGCCGGTCTCTCGGCCGGCGCGGACGACTACCTCACCAAGCCGTTCTCCAGCCAGGAACTGATCGCCCGGGTCCGGGCCAACGTGGAACTGGGCCAGCTCCGCGGGCAGATCGTCCGCCGGCTGCGGTCACTCGCCGACGCCGCGGTGGCGGTCAACACCGCCCGGTCCACCGCCGAGGTGGTGCGGGTGGCCGCGCGGCACGCGCTCGGCCTGGCCGAGGCGGGCCGGGTGCTCGTCGTCGCCACCGGCGCCCGGCACGAGGAGGACACCGGCGAGGACCTGCCCGCCGAGCCGTCCGTGGTGCTGCCGCTCACCGGCACCACCGGTGAGCGGCTCGGCGAGTTGCGGGTGTGGCGTCGCGAGGGCGGCGGCGCCGAGGGCACGGCGCTCACCGAGCTGGCCCGGCTGGTCGGGGTACGGCTGGAGAACGCCCAGCTCTACGAGGCCGAGCACCGGATCGCCACCACGCTCCAGCACAGCCTGCTGCCGCGTACCCTGCCGCAGTTGCCCGGCGCGGTGGTGGCCAGCCGCTACCTGCCCGGCAGCGCCGAGGTCGAGGTCGGCGGCGACTGGTACGACGTGATGGGCACCCCCGAGGACGACCTGGTGCTTGTCATCGGCGACGTGGTCGGCAAGGGCGTGCGGGCCGCCGCCGCGATGGGGCAGCTCCGCAACGCGCTGCGGGCGTACGTCCTGGAGGGCTACGACCCGGGGGAGGCGCTGACCCGGCTCAACCGGCTGGTCCACTCCACCGGCGGCGGCTCCTTCGCCACCGTGGTCTGCCTCCGTTTCTGCCCACGCACCGGCGAGCTCCGGTACGCCAGCGCGGGTCATCCGTCGCCCCTGCTGATCCGAGGAGAGGACGTGGCCTTCCTGCACGATCGGGCCCTCGGGCCGCCGATCGGGGCGATCCCCGGCGTCACCTACCCGACCGTCGACGGTGAACTCGCCCCCGGCGGCCGGCTGCTGCTCTACACCGACGGCCTGATCGAGGACCGGGAGGGTGGCATCGACGTCGGGCTCGACCAGTTGCGGGTCGACGCGACCGCACGCGGCGCGCACGTCGCCGACCTGGTGGACGCGGTGGTGGAACGGGTCGCCGGGCGGCCCCGGCACGACGACGTGGCGGTGCTCGCGCTGGAGGCGGCCGAGCTGAACCGCTTCGCGTTGCGGCTGCCGGCCGACCCGACCCGGCTCAGCGTGCTGCGCAAGCGGTTGGAGGACTTCCTCGTCGCCCACGAGGTCGGCGAGACCGACCTGTTCGACCTCACGGTGGCGGTCTCCGAGGCCGCGGCGAACGCGATCGAGCATCCGGTCGACCCGGTCGATCCGGTCATCGACGTCGAGGTCACCATCGCCGACCGCGTGGTGACCGCCACGGTCCGGGACAGCGGCCGGTGGCGGGAGTCGAGCGGGTCGGCGTTCCGCGGCCGTGGGCTGGCGCTGATCCAGGCGCTCGGGGAGATGAGCGTGACCCGCACTTCCGACGGCACCGAGTTGACCCTGCGCCGCCGGTTGACGGACGGGTAG
- a CDS encoding type II toxin-antitoxin system RelE/ParE family toxin, which yields MPHGPARRWAIRTTGDVRDWLRSLRQTDPATYRSVNVAIDMLAETGPGLGRPLVDTLRGSSIGNLKELRPRSGRDVAIRVLFVFDPWSQAVLLVAGNKAGDWSRWYEEAIPVAEVAYEGWLAFERKRREG from the coding sequence ATGCCTCACGGCCCCGCCCGTCGTTGGGCGATCAGAACCACAGGCGACGTGCGCGACTGGTTGCGTTCGCTTCGTCAGACCGATCCGGCGACCTACCGGTCGGTCAACGTAGCGATCGACATGCTCGCGGAGACCGGTCCGGGCCTGGGGCGTCCGTTGGTGGACACGCTCAGGGGGTCGAGCATCGGAAATCTCAAGGAGCTGCGACCGAGATCTGGGCGGGACGTCGCCATTCGGGTTCTGTTCGTCTTTGATCCCTGGTCGCAGGCGGTGCTGTTGGTGGCTGGCAACAAGGCTGGCGACTGGTCTCGATGGTACGAGGAAGCGATCCCGGTCGCCGAGGTCGCGTACGAGGGCTGGCTCGCCTTTGAGAGGAAGCGGAGGGAGGGCTGA
- a CDS encoding ABC transporter ATP-binding protein has protein sequence MSGVLELRQVHRMHGAGEAAVHALRGVSLTVTAGELVAVMGPSGSGKSTLLALAGGLDRPTGGEVLVEGEALGGLPARELARLRRRRIGYVFQDLNLLGSLTAVENVALPLELDGAGVRAARRLALAALREVDVAGQADRFPDQMSGGQQQRVAIARALVGERRLVLADEPTGALDSQAGEAVLHLLRRRVDDGAAGVLVTHEARHAGWADRVVFLRDGVLVDSTAPLIGIEHLLSGSDR, from the coding sequence ATGAGCGGGGTGCTGGAACTACGCCAGGTGCACCGCATGCACGGCGCCGGCGAGGCCGCGGTGCACGCGCTGCGTGGCGTGAGCCTCACCGTGACGGCCGGCGAGCTGGTGGCGGTGATGGGGCCCTCCGGTTCCGGCAAGTCGACGCTGCTGGCCCTGGCCGGCGGGCTGGACCGGCCGACCGGCGGCGAGGTGCTGGTCGAGGGTGAGGCGTTGGGCGGGCTGCCGGCCCGCGAGCTGGCCCGGTTGCGCCGCCGCCGCATCGGCTACGTCTTCCAGGACCTCAACCTGCTCGGCAGCCTGACCGCCGTGGAGAACGTGGCGCTGCCCCTGGAGTTGGACGGCGCCGGGGTGCGGGCGGCCCGCCGGCTTGCGCTCGCCGCGTTGCGTGAGGTGGACGTCGCCGGCCAGGCCGACCGTTTCCCCGACCAGATGTCCGGCGGCCAGCAGCAGCGGGTGGCGATCGCCCGGGCCCTGGTCGGCGAGCGCCGGCTGGTCCTCGCCGACGAGCCGACCGGTGCGCTCGACTCGCAGGCCGGCGAGGCGGTGCTGCACCTGCTGCGCCGCCGGGTGGACGACGGGGCCGCCGGGGTGCTTGTCACCCACGAGGCCCGGCACGCCGGCTGGGCGGACCGGGTGGTCTTCCTGCGCGACGGCGTGCTTGTCGACTCGACCGCCCCGCTGATCGGCATCGAGCACCTGCTCAGCGGCAGCGACCGGTGA
- a CDS encoding VIT1/CCC1 transporter family protein, whose protein sequence is MTETPAALREAHHADVSGGWLRPAVFGAMDGLVTNIALIAGVGGGGVSPHSIVLTGTAGLVAGAISMGLGEYTSVRSANEQVAAEVAKERRELERHPEAEARELADAWVARGLPRDLATQVAEAVRRNPEEALRVHVREELGVDPDDQPSPWAAAISSFVCFSIGALVPLMSYLLGFTSLWLALGVGGVGLFVAGAVVARFTYRSWLTSGLRQLLLGALAAGATYLIGALIGVGGTLS, encoded by the coding sequence GTGACCGAGACCCCGGCGGCGCTGCGCGAAGCGCACCACGCGGACGTGTCCGGCGGCTGGCTGCGGCCGGCGGTCTTCGGCGCGATGGACGGGCTGGTCACCAACATCGCCCTGATCGCCGGCGTCGGCGGCGGCGGGGTGTCCCCGCACAGCATCGTGCTGACCGGCACGGCCGGCCTGGTGGCCGGCGCCATCTCGATGGGCCTGGGCGAGTACACGAGCGTCCGCTCGGCAAACGAGCAGGTCGCCGCCGAGGTCGCCAAGGAGCGGCGCGAGCTGGAACGGCACCCGGAGGCGGAGGCCCGCGAGCTGGCCGACGCCTGGGTCGCCCGCGGCCTGCCCCGCGACCTGGCCACCCAGGTCGCCGAGGCGGTCCGGCGCAACCCGGAGGAGGCGCTGCGCGTCCACGTCCGGGAGGAGTTGGGCGTCGACCCGGACGACCAGCCCAGCCCCTGGGCGGCGGCGATCTCGTCGTTCGTCTGCTTCTCGATCGGCGCCCTGGTGCCACTGATGTCCTACCTGCTCGGCTTCACCAGCCTGTGGCTGGCGCTCGGCGTCGGCGGGGTGGGACTCTTCGTCGCCGGGGCGGTCGTGGCCCGCTTCACCTACCGGTCCTGGTTGACGAGCGGCCTGCGGCAGTTGCTGCTCGGCGCGCTGGCCGCCGGCGCGACATACCTGATCGGCGCCCTGATCGGCGTAGGCGGCACCCTGAGCTGA
- a CDS encoding PadR family transcriptional regulator, with product MSIRHGLLALLERGQMYGYQLRAAFEESTGSTWPLNIGQVYTTLARLERDGLVRPLPENESGQRPYEITDAGRADLALWFATPISRADRPRDELSIKLALALTTPGVDVRAVVQTQRAATMRALQEFTRLKYASDKPEDLPWRLVLDAMIFQAEAEVRWLDHCETSLVRHRPTPGRPVPHPEAVDRAGDEARR from the coding sequence ATGTCCATCCGCCACGGCCTGCTCGCCCTGCTCGAACGCGGCCAGATGTACGGCTATCAGCTGCGCGCCGCGTTCGAGGAGTCGACCGGGTCGACCTGGCCGCTCAACATCGGGCAGGTTTACACGACGCTGGCCCGGCTGGAACGCGACGGCCTGGTCCGCCCGCTGCCGGAGAACGAGAGCGGGCAGCGGCCGTACGAGATCACCGACGCCGGGCGGGCGGACCTGGCGCTCTGGTTCGCGACCCCGATCAGCCGCGCCGACCGGCCCCGGGACGAGCTGTCGATCAAGCTGGCACTGGCCCTGACCACGCCCGGGGTGGACGTCCGGGCGGTGGTGCAGACGCAGCGCGCCGCCACCATGCGCGCGCTCCAGGAGTTCACCCGCTTGAAGTACGCGAGCGACAAGCCGGAGGATCTGCCCTGGCGGTTGGTGCTGGACGCGATGATCTTCCAGGCTGAGGCCGAGGTGCGCTGGCTCGACCACTGCGAGACCAGCCTGGTCCGCCACCGTCCGACGCCGGGCCGACCGGTCCCCCACCCCGAGGCGGTGGACCGGGCCGGTGACGAGGCCCGCCGGTGA